Within Synechococcus sp. NB0720_010, the genomic segment GCTCACGCCACTCAAAGCCCGCCGCTTCAAAGACCTTGTCGAGACCTTCAGCCTCGGCGGCGGCCGCCACCTGCTCGCTGCCGGGGACCACAAAGGCCTTGATCCCGTCTGCAACGTGGCGTCCCTTCGCCACCGCTGCCGCGGCCTGAAGATCGCTCAAGCGGCCATTGGTACAGCTGCCGATGAAGCAAACATCGACCGGCAGACCGGCGATCGGGGCACCGGGCTGCAGATCCATATAGCGGTAGGCCTCTTCCGCCAGGGGCCGCTCATCGGGCTCGGTCTGCTCCAGGGTGGGCACGGCTTCGTCAACGCCGATCCCTTGGCCCGGGGTGATGCCCCAGGTGACCGTGGGCGCGATGGAGGCCGCATCGAAGCGCACTTCATCGTCAAAGACCGCGTCACTGCCGCTGGCCAAGCCACTCCACCAGCGCACCGCCTCAGCCCAGGCCTCACCGCTCGGAGCAAAGGGACGGCCCTGCAAATAGTCAAAGGTGACCTGATCGGGATTGACGTAACCGCAACGGGCACCGCCCTCAATCGCCATGTTGCAGAGGGTCATGCGCTCCTCCATCGAGAGGGCCTCAATCGCCGGACCGGCGAATTCGTAGGCATAACCAACGCCACCCTTCACCCCCAGGGTGCGGATGACGTGCAACACCAGGTCCTTTGCGTAGACCCCCCGCTGGAGCTGACCGTCCACCCAGATTCGGCGGACCTTGAGCTTGCCCATCGCCAGGCTCTGGCTCGCCAGCACATCACGCACCTGACTGGTGCCAATGCCAAACGCAATCGCGCCGAAGGCCCCGTGGGTCGAGGTGTGGGAGTCACCGCAGGCCACTGTCATGCCCGGCTGGGTCAAACCCAGCTCGGGGGCAATCACGTGCACGATCCCCTGGCGACCGCTGCCGATGCCGTGCAGGGTGATGCCGTGCTCGGCGCAGTTGGCCTCGAGCGTCGCCAACATTTCCTCCGCCAGGGGATCGGCGAAGGGGCGCGCCTGGGAGGTGGTCGGAACGATGTGATCGACCGTGGCGACCGTGCGCTCGGGATGCCGCACCGCCAGCCCCAAATCCTTCAAGCCGGCAAAAGCCTGGGGACTGGTGACCTCGTGGATCAGATGCAGGCCGATAAACAGCTGGGTGGCCCCACCCGGCAGCTGGGAGACCTGATGCAGATCCCAAACCTTGTCGTAGAGGGTGCCGGAGCTCACGCCGATGCCTGCAGCGGAATCGACGAGCCTACTCAGGCCAACTGCAGCCTCAATCGGTTGAGGGCCTCACCGGCGCTGAGGGTCTGAATCCAGGTCCGCCCGCGACTCGTACCAAAGCGCACCCCCTCGCTGCTGCAGCCATCCGGACCGGCGATCGCCAGATGCACCAAGCCCACGGGTTTCTCGTCGCTGCCACCACCGGGTCCTGCCACACCGGTAATCGCCAGCCCCCAATCAGCACCCGTTGCGCGCCGCGCTCCTTCCGCCATCGCCTGCGCGACCGGATCACTCACGGCACCGTGGGCCTGCAACAGCTCCGCCGGAACGCCCAATAGAGCCTGCTTCACGCCATTGGCGTAGGCGATCACCCCGCCCAGGAACACATCAGAGGCCCCGGGGACAGCGGCCAAGGCCGCGCCCAATCCGCCTCCGGTGCAACTCTCCGCAACGGCAACGGTCTGCCCCCGCTGCCGCAGCTGCTGCAGAACAACCTCAGCCAGGCTCTGCTCATCCACACCAAAACAGCTCTGCTCGGTGCGGCGGCGGATCTCGCGCTCCACGGGCAGGAGCAGAGCTTCAGCATCCGCCTGATGCTCGGCCCTGGCCGTGATGCGCAACTTGACCTCCCCGGCACCGGCATAGGGGGCCACGGTCGGGTTGGCCTGCTCAAGCAGATCCGCCATCTCCTCCGCCAAGGCTGATTCCGAGACCCCCCAGAACCGCAGCATCCGGCTAGCGAAGACCCCCGCGGCCAAGCCGGACTGACGCAGCCAGGGAGCCGCGGTCTGCTGCCACATCGCCTTCATCTCACTGGGAACCCCCGGGAAGGTCAGGACCGTGAAGCCTGGAACTGGGCTCCAGACCATTCCCGGAGCCGTGCCGGTGGGGTTCGGCAGCACGGCAGCACCCTCAGGCAAAAAGGCCTGGCGGCGGTTGCTCGGGGAGCAGATTCGGCCGCGAGCAGACAGGCGCGCCTGGATCTCGGCCCAGATCTCGGGGTGCTCCACCAAGGGGGTCTCAAACGCAGCGGCGATGGCCTCCGTTGTGAGGTCGTCTGGGGTGGGACCCAGTCCCCCGGTGGTGATCAAGACGCGGCAGCGCCCAGCCGCCTGGCGGACCTCAGCCATTAAGCGCTCTCGGTTATCCCCCACCACCATCTGACGTTGGTGGGGCACCCCAAGGGCCGCCAATTGCTCCGCAATCCAGCGGGCATTGCCGTTGGTGATGTTGCCCAGCAGCAATTCACTGCCGACGCATAGGACCTCAGCCGTCAACGCCCTGGTCCTGCTGGGCCCGCTCGCGGCTCAAGCTGCGGCGGCAGATCGTCACCGCGGCAATCAAGACCGCGGTGGCCAAGGTCAACCAAAGGAAACGCAGTTCCGCCCCGGCAAAGACCAAAGCCAAAGCAGCAAGCCACTGGGTGAAGGCGTAGATCAACAGCACCGTGCGGCGATGGCTGAAGCCCGCCCTGAGCAAGCGGTGATGCAGGTGGCGGCGATCGGGATAGAAGGGGGAGTGCCCCTCGCTCACCCGGCCCATGATCACGGCGGACATGTCCGCCAGCGGCAGGGCCAGGATCAATAAGGGGAACAGCAGGCTGACGCTGGTCAAACCCTTTGCCGGGCCAATGATGCTGATGGCGGCCAAGGCAAAGCCCAAGAAATAGGAGCCGCCATCGCCCATAAAAATCTTGGCTGGATTGAAGTTGTGGCGCAGAAAGCCCAGGCAACTGCCAGCCAATGCCGCGGCCAGCAGACCAGGGGCCGGCTGCGAGAGGCTGTAGCTCACCGAAAGCAAGGCAACCGCTGCAATGCCGCTGACACCGGCGGCCAAGCCGTCCAACCCATCAAGCCAATTGATGGCGTTGGTGATCCCCACGAGCCAGATCACGGTGAACAGCAGGCTCAGCGGTTCAGACAGAGGAATGACCCCTGCGCTGCCAGCGAAGGGCAGATCGATGGCACCAATACGGACGCCTTGGCTCCAGACGGCCATCGCCACCGCGACCTGCCCTCCGAGGCGGGGCAACGGTGGCAAGGCAAACAGGTCATCGGCCAGGCCAATGACGAAGTAGCAAAGGGAGCCGGCCAGGGTGGTCCAAATCAGGGCATCCCGCTGAGGCGGCAGCTCCACAAAGCCGCCTAGACGCCAGATCAAGAGCAGCCCGAGCACAAAGCCGGAAACGATGCCAATACCCCCCAGGCGCACCATCGGCGTGGTGTGCTGCTTTCTGGGGTCAGGTTGGTCAATCAGGCCCCAGCGCAGCCCGAGTTGCCGCACCAGAGGGACGATCAAAGCGGTCAGCAGTGCAGCGCTTCCGAAGGCCAGAACAGCGGCAAGATCCGGCCGGCTGGAAATCATCGAAGGCGGTGCTCAATGCAGTGCGCAGTGCCCCATACAAAAGGCCCTGCCAGCCAAAGCTTAAGCAGGGCCTGGGAGTTCGGCGATAGGCAAGACCCCCCTGAGGGGCCAGTCGCTCAAGCGGGCTGCAGCTCGCGCTGGTGGGCGTAGAGGGGGAAACGCTCACACAGCGCAGCGACGCGCTGGCGGCAACGCTCCTCAATCGCTGCGTCCTCCGGGTTGAGCAGGCGATCGGCAATCACATCGGCCACCTCACGGAAGGCCTCTTCATCGAATCCGCGGGTGGTGCAAGCGGCGGTACCCAGCCGCAGACCGCTCGTCACAAAGGGGGACTGGGGATCAAAGGGAACCGTGTTCTTGTTCGCCGTGATGTGCACATCGCTCACGAGGAGGTCGGCGACCTTGCCGGTCATGCCGATGCCCCGCAGATCCAACAGCACGATGTGGTTATCGGTGCCCGCACTCACCACGTCAATACCGCGCTCTTTGATGCGAGCGGCCAGGGCTTGAGCGTTGGCAACCACCTGCTTGGCGTAGGCCTTGAAGCTGGGCTGCAGGGCCTCACCAAAGGCCACTGCCTTGGCCGCGATCACGTGTTCCAGGGGACCGCCCTGGCTGCCGGGGAAGACGGCTTTATCGAACTGCTTGGCGAACTCCGCATCACGGCAAAGGATCAGGCCGCCGCGGGGACCACGCAGGGTCTTGTGGGTGGTGGTGGTGACCACATCACAGACGGGCACCGGGTTGGGGTGAACACCCGCAGCCACCAAACCAGCGATATGGGCCATATCCGCCAGCAGGTACGCGCCGACCTCATCGGCGATGGCTCGGAAGGCCTGGAAGTCGATCGTGCGGGGATAGGCGGAGTAGCCGCAGACGATCAGCTTGGGCTTGTGCTCGAGCGCCAGCTTGCGAATGGACTCGAAGTTGAGCTGCTGGGTGGTCTCATCGACGCCGTACTGGACGACGTTGAACCACTTGCCACTGACGTTGACCGGTGAACCGTGGGTCAGGTGACCGCCATGGCTCAGGTCCATCCCCATGATCGTGTCGCCGGGCTTCAACAGCGCCAGGAACACCGCGAAGTTGGCCTGAGCGCCGCTGTGGGGCTGGACATTCGCCCAGGCCGCCCCAAAGAGCTCCTTGGCCCGCTCAATCGCCAGCTCTTCGATCGCATCGACGTGCTCGCAACCGCCGTAGTAGCGCTTCGAGGGCAGACCTTCGGCGTACTTATTCGTGAGAACGGAGCCCTGGGCTTCCATCACAGCCTGGGAGGCGAAGTTCTCCGAGGCGATCAGCTCCAGGTGGGTCTGCTGTCGCTGCAGCTCCTTGCCAATCAGGGCAGCGATGGCGGGATCGCTGGCAGCCAAGGGGCGATTGGTGGCTGCTGCGGTGGACTCCGCCATGACAAATCAGGGCTCAGGTTGACCTGAATCGTAAGAAACCGCAGCACTGCTCGCTGGCCGGTGCCTCGCCAATAAAAAAGTCGCCCCGAAGGACGACTCTTTGAAGGCGCGCCTGGAGAGATTCGAACTCCCGACCCTCTGATCCGTAGTCAGATGCTCTAATCCGCTGAGCTACAAGCGCCTGCGCTTGCCAGGACATTCTGCCCACATCGAGGGCCCACACGTCAACCGACCAGACTGGAGTCAACGAGGAGCCGCCCAGACATGCCGATCCGTTGGTATGGCCCTGCCAACCCTGAGGACCCCACCTACCGGCACTTCAACCGGATCGTGAATCTGGTGCTGCACGGCATGGTCTTTGCAGCCCTGAACAGCGGCCTCTGGTTTGTCCAGGAAATGCGGCATCCCTGGAGCCACCTCAATTGGCTCACCAGCGCCTGGGCCGTGCTGTTGATGGCCCACCTGATCAGCGTGGCCGCGCAACGTCCGAAGGCGTCATCCTGAGCGCAGCTCTGAGCTCGGCTGGAATGGCCCTCTCCCCTGGCGAGATCCGCGACCTGCAACTCGCGATTGCCGATCGCATCTACATCCAAATCGGAGGTTGGCACCTCTACCTCGGAGACGCTGGCCTCGCCGAAACCCTGGCAATTGAATGCGCCGCCAGGCTCGATCAAGGCGCCGGTGTCTGCGCACGGCAGTCCCTCGAAGCCGTGCAAGTTCCGATTGGTGGCGGGAGCAGCAAGCTTCCCCTTGCCCGCCTGGTCCCGGCCGGACAACTGCAGGACCTGGAGGATCTGCTGGAGAACCACAGTTAGGGTTGCTCCCACCTGCCAGGGCCCAGTGCTGGTCATCGAGGTCACCAACGCTCGCGAGGTGGTGCGTCAGCGCATCGGTCGTCTGGGCAGCCGTTTGATCGGCAAAGTCGTCGATGCGGAGGCTCAGGTCGAGAAAGCCTTGATCCAAGAAATGGAAACGGCCTTTCGCGACTTCGGCATCGAAGCCCGGATCTACTCCGTCGATGGTCCAGCGATGGTGGGCAAAAGCCACCTGGAGCTGCCGATCCAAGTCCGCGAGGAGCGGGTCGTCGAGCTCTAACCCCGGCCGGGCAGACGCGCCCGCAACTGACGGCCGATCTCTAGGGCCTCAGGCACCTTCGCTCCGCCTGCAATCAAGCCATAAACCAAAAGGCCCAGGCCACCGCTGAAGCAGCACTGCAGCACTAAGCCGAGCAGATCCTGGGGCCAGGCAATCGCCTGGGCTGTCCCCCAAGCGATCCAACCAGCCACCAGAGCGGCCGCCAGCAAGAGCACGCTGTCCCGTGCCCAGTTGGCGAGCGGCATCCCTGGAACGCGGCGCTGCAGGGCCAACAGCAAACCAAAACAAGTGATCAGATTCACGCCAACCGTGGCGAGCACCAGCCCAGGCGCCCCGAAGTTCAGCGCGGGCAGCTGCAGCCCCCAGGGCGTCGGTCCACCCACCAGGACCCAGTCGAACAGGGCATTCAGCGCGATCCCCGCCATCGAGAAGCGAAACGGGGTCGTGCCGTCTCCGAGGGCATAAAAGACGCGCAC encodes:
- the leuC gene encoding 3-isopropylmalate dehydratase large subunit, with the protein product MSSGTLYDKVWDLHQVSQLPGGATQLFIGLHLIHEVTSPQAFAGLKDLGLAVRHPERTVATVDHIVPTTSQARPFADPLAEEMLATLEANCAEHGITLHGIGSGRQGIVHVIAPELGLTQPGMTVACGDSHTSTHGAFGAIAFGIGTSQVRDVLASQSLAMGKLKVRRIWVDGQLQRGVYAKDLVLHVIRTLGVKGGVGYAYEFAGPAIEALSMEERMTLCNMAIEGGARCGYVNPDQVTFDYLQGRPFAPSGEAWAEAVRWWSGLASGSDAVFDDEVRFDAASIAPTVTWGITPGQGIGVDEAVPTLEQTEPDERPLAEEAYRYMDLQPGAPIAGLPVDVCFIGSCTNGRLSDLQAAAAVAKGRHVADGIKAFVVPGSEQVAAAAEAEGLDKVFEAAGFEWREPGCSMCLAMNPDRLEGRQISASSSNRNFKGRQGSASGRTLLMSPAMVAAAAIHGRVSDVRALLNA
- a CDS encoding competence/damage-inducible protein A; translated protein: MTAEVLCVGSELLLGNITNGNARWIAEQLAALGVPHQRQMVVGDNRERLMAEVRQAAGRCRVLITTGGLGPTPDDLTTEAIAAAFETPLVEHPEIWAEIQARLSARGRICSPSNRRQAFLPEGAAVLPNPTGTAPGMVWSPVPGFTVLTFPGVPSEMKAMWQQTAAPWLRQSGLAAGVFASRMLRFWGVSESALAEEMADLLEQANPTVAPYAGAGEVKLRITARAEHQADAEALLLPVEREIRRRTEQSCFGVDEQSLAEVVLQQLRQRGQTVAVAESCTGGGLGAALAAVPGASDVFLGGVIAYANGVKQALLGVPAELLQAHGAVSDPVAQAMAEGARRATGADWGLAITGVAGPGGGSDEKPVGLVHLAIAGPDGCSSEGVRFGTSRGRTWIQTLSAGEALNRLRLQLA
- a CDS encoding glycosyltransferase family 4 protein translates to MISSRPDLAAVLAFGSAALLTALIVPLVRQLGLRWGLIDQPDPRKQHTTPMVRLGGIGIVSGFVLGLLLIWRLGGFVELPPQRDALIWTTLAGSLCYFVIGLADDLFALPPLPRLGGQVAVAMAVWSQGVRIGAIDLPFAGSAGVIPLSEPLSLLFTVIWLVGITNAINWLDGLDGLAAGVSGIAAVALLSVSYSLSQPAPGLLAAALAGSCLGFLRHNFNPAKIFMGDGGSYFLGFALAAISIIGPAKGLTSVSLLFPLLILALPLADMSAVIMGRVSEGHSPFYPDRRHLHHRLLRAGFSHRRTVLLIYAFTQWLAALALVFAGAELRFLWLTLATAVLIAAVTICRRSLSRERAQQDQGVDG
- the glyA gene encoding serine hydroxymethyltransferase, whose translation is MAESTAAATNRPLAASDPAIAALIGKELQRQQTHLELIASENFASQAVMEAQGSVLTNKYAEGLPSKRYYGGCEHVDAIEELAIERAKELFGAAWANVQPHSGAQANFAVFLALLKPGDTIMGMDLSHGGHLTHGSPVNVSGKWFNVVQYGVDETTQQLNFESIRKLALEHKPKLIVCGYSAYPRTIDFQAFRAIADEVGAYLLADMAHIAGLVAAGVHPNPVPVCDVVTTTTHKTLRGPRGGLILCRDAEFAKQFDKAVFPGSQGGPLEHVIAAKAVAFGEALQPSFKAYAKQVVANAQALAARIKERGIDVVSAGTDNHIVLLDLRGIGMTGKVADLLVSDVHITANKNTVPFDPQSPFVTSGLRLGTAACTTRGFDEEAFREVADVIADRLLNPEDAAIEERCRQRVAALCERFPLYAHQRELQPA
- a CDS encoding DUF3181 family protein; this translates as MALSPGEIRDLQLAIADRIYIQIGGWHLYLGDAGLAETLAIECAARLDQGAGVCARQSLEAVQVPIGGGSSKLPLARLVPAGQLQDLEDLLENHS